ATAGGGATTGGGGGATGGGGATTCTTTGTGCGTTCAGGTGGATAAATCGTTAGGctgagagaaaataaacaaagagcaaACTATTACAGCAGGTACTTTGATATAGAAAAAAATCGGCAGCCTCACATCCGCAACAGTCATCAGAAAGCTGAAAATGATGTTCGCCTGATTTGGAATACCCCGGACAGTAATCAGTGACAGTGGACACTCTTACAGTTCACAAATGTTCACAGGTTTTGCTCACGCTTCGGACTTTGAGCAAGCACAAACTGCCCGCTGTACCCACAGAGTAACGGTTTGGCTGAAAAGACTTCAGATCGCCAAAGCCCTCGTGGACAAAGCACACGGACAGCGGAGAGACCCGTACCCGAGTTTACTGGAATACAGGAACACACCAGTTGATGGACTGAAGTCGCCAGCACAGCTGCTAATGATCAGGCGTCTGCCCTCAATCCTACCAATCACAGAAAGACAACTGCAAACTGAACTTGTCAGTCGCAGCACAGTTGGCAGCAGAAGTAAAAATAATatagatggacgcatacagcgccgaCTACCAAAAAAAACCAGTATTACATGTCGTACTTTGACAATTAAATAtccgtggacacacacacgccgcttCACATCAAAGTTCAGCAATTCCAACATTCGGACAATGACCCAACAAGgccacaagacacacagggcttaaatacactggggaggtgcaggttattggacacaggtgaaaacaatcatggacactgcagacaatcaccggGGAAGGGgaacaggacaaggcaggaagtgaagtttacccagggacacgagagacatgaaactacaaaataaaacaggacatgaatccaaattccagacggtcctaacaCTCCTGAAGGCCGGGCGGAACCGGGAGAGGAGTATACAATGGGCGGGAGGGCGGGGACTCAGCGACGATGGTCCGCCTGGGGAATGCCGGGACAGCGGTCAGGCGTCGGGCTCGGGGTCCCCGCTGCAGGACACCGGAGGCTGGGATCGGGGGCCCAGGAGGTTGCTGTGGGCCTGCGCGGTCGCCGCAGGAGGCGGGCAGCCAGTTTCATGACCCGTTCCCAGTGCAATTTGACGCCTATTGATCGGGAAGCGATCAGACGCGACCAGACGCGATCCCTGGAACGGGTTCAGAGAACCCATGCATTTTCATTGTAACCGGGTATCGAGAGAACTGCCTTTAGTCCAGGGCTCGGCCTGCTCAGGTTCTGTTCCAGGTCGCCGTGTCTGTCACATCGGCTGGTGAAGgtaggcagggaggactcagacgcagagttttcagaaataaaagtgCTCTTTAACAACCGAGGGTTGAGGACTGAGAGTCACCAACTACATGCAATATTgaacaatgacacgacaagggaTACCAGGCATGGGATACACatgggaggtgcaggtgattggacacaaggtcgaaacaatcagacaatcacaggacaaggcaggaagtgaagtttcccagggacacaagagacaggggtgggtatctataagcttttgcttccctctactccttttcttgaacaaaaggtgacttttctaattttgtggtctatgtctatgttgatttttaaattttgtattttttaaatgtctacatgttcaagaaataaaatgcttcaaatcaaatcaaaatcaaatcaagacatgaaactacaaaataaaacaagacatgacccagtgacagaaccccccccccccagacggtCCTAAGTGTAGGGCGAAACCAAGGATGAAGCAGACaagggcgggagggtggggacccgacgatgaTGGTCCGGCCCTGGGGACTCCGGTGGGCGGGCTGGTGGCGAACGGGGAGCCTCCAGAGGTCTGCCGCGTCAGAGTCTGGGGgtccggctgcatggcgtggggtgCCAGCCCAACCGTGACAATGTCCAGGTGACCCGGGAGACACATTATCAAAAAGCTGTGTTCAActtttaaaaagccttttttcaaTTCCTGGCAGCGAGCTCCAAGATCTACAACCATCTGCTCAGGGCTTCATCACGTGCACTGCACTCATGCACGGGTCCACTGCATTAGATCTAAATGGTTAGTTAATGCAGTTTATGCAACTTCATTAAATGTCTACTTGTTAGAATtgaaacatgttttcatacatCAGAGTATCACACCTCTGTAGAAGCGGATGAGCCCTGGTGTAaatgtggtcatgtgactccacaCAACCAACAGCAACACGTCTTTAATGTGTAACGgaaaacagaaaatgttattCTGATAAGCCTTGTGGTTCTTCTCCTCAGACTCTGGCTGCACAATGTatcaaaaaggtttatttaatttcacccttttgtttgatttttttattttcaaaaatcaCAAGAATGCGGTTTATGTGTTTATCGTTTTGTCGTTTCTCTCAACATGCTGATGGAGATGAGGAACTAAAGAGTTGGTGGAAATTCTCATCTCCATTTTCTCCATTTCGTCTTATGCAAATGTGGTGAAGTTGTGAAAGAGTCTTAAATATTTCCTCTTTTGAAGTGTTTAAAGGTTTTAATGCCGATTGAAAATAGATATTCATCTGTGGTCTCTGCATTTCCACATTTCTCCGGATGTTTCACATCTTTCAATCTGTCTCTTGACTCGAAGCAGAAGTGTTTCTCACAAGCAGAGAGTCAGAGTGTCAGAGTGGACGTGAGGatgggacacactttgtttgctgtgttggggcttttctgtgagtactttctctctttaaatcatAGTTTTTATAGATACAACTTTTTAAAGGCCAGAAGTTAATAGTTTCTGTCAGTTTGATGATGCATgatgatgtttctcactttattttagtgctgaatattctcctctactgtggacacgctcaaggtttttatacaactttctttttCTGATAAATTCACTCAAGACGATTCAACACCTTCTGTctctattttacatttaatatttcttttctctttagTTAATTatgatgaacacaaaaaagaacacaagattcattctttgcatgttgtgtttgtttccagatgctttgctgcatattgAGCCAAACTGGTCCCCTTTATTTACTGGAGAGGAAGTTACCTTCATATGTGACTCAAGGGAAGGAAACAACACTGACTGGAATTACTCATTCAGTAGGAATGATCATTTCTTTACCACCAACAGATCAGTAAATAGATATAAATCATTATCTCTAACTAGAGGAGATAGTGGTGAATATCAGTGTGTTGCTCATCACAAGATCCGTCCTGATGTTACAAGAGAAAGTAATAAAGTCTCTCTAACTGTATCAAGTAAGTGATCAAAGTTTTACCATCACGACGAGTTCATTAAAGCACTTTTGTATTAATGAGAcatgttgatttaataaaatcTGTTTGATGAAGTGCTAATGTGATATAATGTAGTGCCAATTAATAAATGTATCAGATTatattgatcatttaaaataaaacaaaaaaagatggacATAGTTAAGACAAACATCCCATATTTGTCAGgatttgggttcatgtcttgttttattttgtagtttcatacctcttgtgtccctgggttaacttcacttcctgccttgtcctgtcatcccctgtgattgtctgcagtgtttatgattgtttccacctgtgtccaatcacatgcacctcccctgtgtattcatgctgtgtgtctcttgtcaTGTCATTGTATTCTTGGTAGTGTGTAGTTTCTGTAGCTTGTAGTCGGTAGTCTGTGCACGTCTGCATAAATATAGGTTCCTGGTCACCACCTGTGTTTTGTCCCCTTTGGCCTGGTTGATTTTTGAAGTTTATaatattaaagtattttttcgTCTCGGaaactctgcatttgagtcctccttCAGCAGAGTGTGGCGCCTCTATCAGGTGAAATGTAGCTCTTCCAAAACAGATTTAAGGACAAAGAATCTAAAATAGAATATTTACTATGTTTAAAGACATTGTCCCCAAACACCTGTTTAACACAGTTGAAGACAGataaaaagatggaggacatcagcaTTGAAAGTAATCCACCAAGGACAAGTCTTCattctgtgaaacctctttccaacagatgtTCCTGagcctgtcctcacagtgtctccatcatggccgagtcctggagactcagtgactctgacctgcagtgttggaccGTCTGctggatggaggttcttctggtataAAGCTGTTCCAGAACTTTCACTCTACTACTACACCTATGAGCTTCTACCTGGTAGCACCACGgggactgaacagggttcctacattcttcatggacagacacacacagaaggatatgtgtgcagagctggaagaggagatcctgtgttTTACACTCAGTATAgttatgtgaagtttgtctggtctggaggtgagtttgttctgacttttatattcttgcacaagggaataaatgtcctttttgtgttgacattgtctgtcctgtgtgtgtctcctaatgatgtgtcttcaggtgtgaatccagcagcgtctctcacagtgagtcctcacagactgcagcacttcagcacagagtcactgtcactgagctgtgagggaaactctactgagtggagagtgaAGAAGGCTGATGAATATGGCATTGTGTCTTCCTGTTATTACTGGGGAGAAATGACCGTATCCACATGCAACATCAACACTGGAGCCagtagtggagtgtactggtgtgagtctgaaacacagttcagcaatgcagccaacatcactatacacagtgagtttCTAAATTCATTTAAAGGGTTTTATATCCAAAGTATTTAATCTTTTTGTTATGTTATCTGGCTCAGTTTGTACCTTTTAGACCATTCTGTAGCTCACTGCCACtaagtggacatttgtctcccACATATTGAGCATTAATTAAAGATGTAACTGTGAGCATGTACGTCACCAAAGGgccgtctctttcatccatgaaatgcagctattcactcagctgctgtatgcatgtgaataacaaatacactataaatgtcttctggtcattggacatcagcttgtttgacttcctgtcctctggtctctttacaggaggtgatgtcatcctggtgagtcctgtccgtcctgtgactgagggacattCGGTCACTCTTGGCTGCAAGTTGAGGACAGAAAACCTTCTTTATGATGTGGATTtctataaaaatgacaaactccTCCCAAATGCTGTCAGAGGGGAGTTGCTTATCTCTGCAGTTACTAAGTCAGATGAAggcttttataaatgtagaggaaggaaatcacctcgaggtttggagactttgacctcagcagagagctggttgtCAGTGAAATGTGAGTACGAGTTTAGTAACATGTGTTACAGTCTGATTTAGAAAAGGTATAACTGAATTAGAAGTTATCTTATAATAGACAATTAAATAGAATAGACAATAGGTTTGTGTGAGACAAtatagttttaaaaatgtttgtttagtaaaaacacaataataaaatgtaacatGACCAGCAGTGAAACGTGAATGATGTGTGCATCTTGACTAATAGGCCTTCAGACATCCAGGCGACTTGAAATCGGACTAAGTATCTTTTCTTCAAATCAAGCTAGTTTGCTAAATTTGTTGTCGATTCTGCTATTTTAAGTTAAACTTGATTGCCAGTTTGCTCTAACTCTTGCCATTTTTAGTGCCAGTTCTCGCTGTACATTCTGCTAATTAAGATTATGTTGACTGCTAGTGTGCCCTCCCATCTTTGGTAGATTTGACCTGATCTAACTCTATTTTGCTTCCTCTCTGAAGCAGAGCAGACTTGAATCATTGAAATTTCTGTTTGTCAAAACAGAACATGATGCATGTTCACTGATTAGGGTGTTGATAGgacttgttttgcattttgaggAGTTTCTGCTGAAAGCAATTAACCATTTGTTTCCTAACAACGGGTgagtggtcagcgcagccgtaGCCGACATCCACCaacgagggagtatttaactAGAGGTTGGGTGAAACGTTGGCAAAGTCTCGCCGCACGAAGACAAGGGAGTCTTTTGTGTGAGTCAAGACGagcaggacaaagacaaggGAGTCCTTCATGGGAGTCAAGACAAACAGGGCAAAGACAAGAAAGTCTTTCGTGGGAGTCTTCGGGGCGGCTGAGTGCGGCACATCCTTatcagatgcccaaaccacctcaactggctcctttcaatgcaaaggagcagcggctctactccgagctcctcacgCATGCCTGAGCTTTTCACCTCTCAGCTTTGCTTtccggctcagctctcttttcgtcatCGGTGTGGTAAAGCGAGTTCCGCCTCCATTGTTTTCCGATTCTCCGgccacactccatcttcccctcactcgtgaacaagaccttgaggtacttgaactccttcacttggggtacGGATACATTCCCTACCCAGAGTAGGtaatccatcggtttcctgctgagaaccatggcctcagatttggaggtgctaatcctcatcccaaccgcttcacactcggtTGCAAaacgctccagtgagagttggaggccacAGACGGAGGAttccatcaggaccacatcatcatcacacagcGATGAAATCCACAGCCCCCCAATCTTTAGACCACAAAGcacaaacaagattggtgataaTGCCTGcgccttatcaccaatcttttgaaccctctcctgtcggaccattgtctgataacctttgaatttctactgccagaatctcctcctccaaccactacagtcgatgtttatcggataccgctgtagcctcatttaaagaatccattccctctgctctaagttcagtgtcctgtctaaagatatcagaagactcttgtgaaaacttcagtccgtcacaaattgaccatcttgtcgatactaccacaggctctttgagaatggcactggacggtattgctcccctcaaaagaagaatggcaacaagaaggaagttcgctccttggtataactctcaaacccggaacttaaagcaaactgtgtggaaacttgagcggttatggcgttccaccaaatcagaaggatctaggctaacttggcaagacagcgttaaaacatataagaaggctctccgtaagaGCATCTTactactcatcattaatcgagaaaaataaaaacaaggtttCTCTTCAGACTgacagagtcacagcgctgtcgagccgtgtattcgtgtggacctcagtagactttatgaacttcttcaataataagattctgactatcaaagagaaaattgatggtctactacccccaaccgacCCGTCCTccgatgtaggaaccttggacgcagccgtgggccctgatacctacttgaatggtttctcttccatcaaccttgatcaactgacttctacaattttgaaatccaactcttccacttgtctcctggatccgattcctaAGCTTAAGCttcttaaggaagtttttccatTAATTaccacatccctactggatattatgaatctttgttgacaggacatgtaccacagtccttcaaggtagctgtaattaaacctcatcttaagaaacctactctagctccagaggtgttggctaactacagacccatctctaatcttcccttcctcgctaagatccttgagaaatccgTCACAAaccaattatgtgactttctacaaaacaatgctttgttcgaggatttccagtcaggatttcgagtgcatcatagcacagaaacggcactggtgaaaattacaaatgatcttctacttgcatcggccaaaggacttgtctcttctcttgtcttgctggacctcagtgctgcatttgacaccatcgatcaccgtatcctgctgcagagactggaacacttgattggcatcaaaggaactgcactcagctggtttaaatcttatttatcggatcgatcccagtttttttttgtgaacggtgaatcatcgaggaccactaATGTtagtcacggagtcccacaaggttctgtgcttggaccgattctatttaccgtgtacatgcttcctttgggcgacgttatcagaaaacaccgcttaaacttccattgttatgcagacgatactcaactgtatctatcgatcaagccagaagacaccaaccagcttgttagacttcaagattgtcttggagacatcaaaacttggatgacctgcaacttcctgatgttaaactcggaaaaaatgTTAtcaagttatcatgataggcccagagcgccttcgaagtcagctgtcacgtgatacagtctctatggatggaattgctctgctATCCAActgcaccgtcagaaatcttggagttctcttcgaccagcatatgtccttcaactctcatataaagactTCAAGAACCGCCTTTTTttatctacgtaatatatcgaaaatcaggaacttcctgtctcaaagtgatgcagaaaaactagttcatgcatttgttacttctagactggattactgtcaTTCTTTGTTATCGGGCTgttcttgtaaatcgcttaaacctctccagttgattcagaatgctgcagcacgtgtattaacaagaactaagaaatgggatcatataactcctgtattaacttctctgcactggcttcctgttaaatcaagaatagaatttaaggtacttctcctcacctacaaggcacttgctggtgaggcacagtcttatcttatggcgcgtttccaccgagctgtacggtacgggtcgggtcggtacgggtctggtctgttaaccatgatttggcgagcgtttccaccgcaaacagtacccttacttgataggcgtggtgtattccagaaagtaatGGTAACGTCActttgataggcgtggtattggacggaaagtagattgacgtcattcaatCGCGCgacaactgaaagctaaccgcaaacaacaatgaagacctacagccgatcctgttcttgcttctcgatatgtggctgttaaagtaatgctgcgcggcgacattgttgcgacggtgttgtagtttaaaaacggcgcttcgtgtgttgtctttccccttacggcacgcgcaaatgacgacactctttcaacctattaacgttctgcagtgagtctagctccaccctttagtaccaaacaactgtgccaggtaccccaacggaagggtacccaaaaagtggtacggtacggtgcggatttttggtacttttctcagtggagacacaaataaaagggtaccgacccgacccgtaccgtaccgtaccgctcggtggaaacgtaccattaaagagcttgttacaccgtattgccctacaaggcatctgtgctccgtagatgctgggctacttgtggttcctagagttttaaaaagtaggatgggggccagagccttcagttatcatgctcctcttttgtggaaccagcttccactttcagtccggggggcagactcggtcagttgatttaagataaagcttaaaacgttcctctttgatattgcttatagttagggctggctcaagttcgcctggaccagcccttagttaagctgctctaggcttagactgctggGGGACtctcttaggacacaccgagcccctctctcacactctcactctccttccacaatcatccatgctttattaatgtacatcactaattcagcttctttccgggagttctttgtgctttctcgcaggtctctgtggatcatagcttcgtgcggaccccggttctgactcctggcatggctctgctgacacctgctgctgccatcatcattactttaaatatgattcatattactgtcatcataaaccaacatctttctgctctccctccccacagaaccctctgtggatggtggttcgacctgatggtggttgtccctgcagtggtcctgccgtacacttgttctgctacttgcaattacttgtatcatctctgttagaggaattgcatgtattgtacatcttttacattgttgattctgtacacatgacatccattgcagtctgtccatcccgggagagggatccctcctctgacgttctccctaaggtttcttcccttttttcccccattgaaggttttttttcatattttggggagtttttcctgtgccgatgtgaaggttttgggacagaggatgttgcatgtgtac
This sequence is a window from Pungitius pungitius chromosome 1, fPunPun2.1, whole genome shotgun sequence. Protein-coding genes within it:
- the LOC134130168 gene encoding high affinity immunoglobulin gamma Fc receptor I-like is translated as PAASLTVSPHRLQHFSTESLSLSCEGNSTEWRVKKADEYGIVSSCYYWGEMTVSTCNINTGASSGVYWCESETQFSNAANITIHRGDVILVSPVRPVTEGHSVTLGCKLRTENLLYDVDFYKNDKLLPNAVRGELLISAVTKSDEGFYKCRGRKSPRGLETLTSAESWLSVKYREEAEPSSLLPVLLVVGLVSGVSLIILLLLFLCCYRKSKASSLSRSQRTNQNPATDHMINQGQTQDGHYASLLPGGSCVYETLRGSEEPEHGMNDAPEESVYQNVRMETAADA